In the genome of Streptococcus oralis, one region contains:
- the rplC gene encoding 50S ribosomal protein L3, giving the protein MTKGILGKKVGMTQIFTEAGELIPVTVIEATPNVVLQVKTVETDGYNAIQVGFDDKREVLSNKPAKGHVAKANTAPKRFIREFKNVEGLEVGAEITVETFAAGDVVDVTGTSKGKGFQGVIKRHGQSRGPMAHGSRYHRRPGSMGPVAPNRVFKGKNLAGRMGGDRVTIQNLEVVQVVPEKNVILIKGNVPGAKKSLITIKSAVKAGK; this is encoded by the coding sequence ATGACAAAAGGAATCTTAGGGAAAAAAGTGGGAATGACTCAAATCTTCACTGAAGCTGGCGAATTGATCCCTGTAACAGTTATTGAAGCAACTCCAAACGTTGTTCTTCAAGTTAAAACTGTTGAAACAGACGGATACAACGCTATCCAAGTTGGTTTCGATGACAAACGCGAAGTATTGAGCAACAAACCTGCTAAAGGACATGTAGCGAAAGCTAACACGGCTCCTAAGCGCTTCATTCGTGAATTCAAAAACGTTGAAGGCTTGGAAGTTGGTGCTGAAATCACAGTTGAAACATTCGCAGCTGGAGACGTTGTTGACGTAACTGGTACTTCTAAAGGTAAAGGTTTCCAAGGTGTTATCAAACGCCACGGACAATCACGTGGACCAATGGCTCACGGTTCTCGTTACCACCGTCGTCCAGGTTCTATGGGACCTGTTGCACCTAACCGCGTATTCAAAGGTAAAAACCTTGCAGGACGTATGGGTGGCGACCGCGTAACAATTCAAAACCTTGAAGTTGTACAAGTTGTTCCAGAAAAGAACGTTATCCTTATCAAAGGTAACGTACCAGGTGCTAAGAAATCTCTTATCACTATCAAATCAGCAGTTAAAGCTGGTAAATAA
- the rpsJ gene encoding 30S ribosomal protein S10: protein MANKKIRIRLKAYEHRTLDTAAAKIVESATRTGAQVAGPIPLPTERSLYTIIRATHKYKDSREQFEMRTHKRLIDIVNPTQKTVDALMKLDLPSGVNVEIKL, encoded by the coding sequence ATGGCAAACAAAAAAATCCGTATCCGTTTGAAAGCTTACGAACACCGTACGCTTGACACAGCGGCTGCAAAAATCGTAGAATCAGCTACTCGTACAGGTGCACAAGTTGCGGGTCCAATCCCACTTCCGACTGAACGTAGCCTCTACACAATCATTCGTGCGACTCACAAATACAAAGACTCTCGCGAACAATTTGAAATGCGTACACACAAACGTTTGATCGATATCGTTAACCCAACTCAAAAAACAGTTGATGCTTTGATGAAATTGGATCTTCCAAGTGGTGTAAACGTAGAAATCAAACTTTAA
- a CDS encoding uridine kinase, translating to MNKREFINSLVLEIESGKVNTLGIYGHGASGKSTFAQDLYQALDSAKVNLLETDPYITSNRHLVVPKQATDQKVTACLSVAHELASLQRDILALQAGMDVLTIEEPWKASEVLSGAKPILIVEGMSVGFLPKELFDKTICFYTDEETELERRLARDTTMRNRDASFVLASHQMRREQYLHYYRETESKADILVDQSESKFKVKMTHII from the coding sequence ATGAATAAAAGAGAGTTCATAAACAGTCTGGTTTTAGAGATAGAATCGGGGAAAGTCAACACACTGGGGATTTACGGTCATGGGGCATCAGGTAAGTCTACCTTTGCCCAAGACTTGTACCAAGCCCTAGATTCTGCAAAGGTAAACTTATTAGAAACTGATCCTTACATTACTTCAAACCGTCATCTGGTAGTACCAAAGCAAGCGACAGATCAAAAGGTGACAGCTTGTCTCTCAGTGGCACATGAATTGGCAAGTTTGCAGAGAGATATTCTCGCCTTGCAGGCGGGTATGGATGTCTTGACAATTGAAGAGCCTTGGAAGGCTAGTGAGGTCTTGTCAGGAGCCAAACCAATTCTGATTGTCGAAGGGATGTCTGTGGGTTTTCTACCAAAGGAACTCTTTGACAAAACCATCTGCTTCTACACGGACGAAGAAACAGAATTAGAGAGACGTCTAGCTCGGGATACGACAATGAGAAATCGAGATGCTTCCTTTGTGTTAGCTAGCCATCAGATGAGACGGGAGCAGTATCTGCATTACTATAGAGAAACCGAGTCTAAAGCAGATATCTTAGTGGATCAATCAGAAAGTAAATTCAAGGTCAAAATGACTCATATTATATAG
- the nrdG gene encoding anaerobic ribonucleoside-triphosphate reductase activating protein: MTWNTPKPGEWKSEELSKGRIIDYKAFNFVDGEGVRNSLYVAGCMFHCEGCYNVATWSFNAGIPYTAELEEQIMADLAQPYVQGLTLLGGEPFLNTGILLPLVKRIRKELPDKDIWSWTGYTWEEMMLETPDKLELLSLIDILVDGRYDKSKRNLMLQFRGSSNQRIIDVQKSLKSGQVVIWDKLNDGKESYEQVKRE, encoded by the coding sequence ATGACATGGAATACACCAAAACCAGGTGAATGGAAAAGCGAGGAGCTTAGTAAAGGGAGAATCATTGACTACAAGGCCTTTAACTTTGTCGATGGAGAAGGCGTGCGCAATTCTCTTTATGTCGCAGGTTGCATGTTTCACTGTGAGGGGTGTTATAATGTGGCGACCTGGTCTTTCAATGCAGGCATTCCTTATACAGCAGAGTTAGAAGAACAAATCATGGCAGACCTTGCCCAGCCCTATGTTCAAGGATTGACTTTGCTGGGAGGGGAGCCTTTTCTCAATACGGGGATTCTCTTGCCACTCGTTAAGCGCATTCGAAAGGAATTACCAGACAAGGATATCTGGTCATGGACGGGCTACACTTGGGAAGAAATGATGCTGGAGACTCCAGATAAACTGGAACTCTTGTCTCTGATTGACATCCTTGTCGATGGACGTTATGACAAAAGCAAGCGCAATCTCATGCTCCAGTTCCGCGGTTCCTCTAATCAACGAATTATCGATGTGCAAAAATCTCTCAAAAGTGGGCAAGTAGTGATTTGGGATAAGCTCAATGACGGAAAAGAAAGCTATGAGCAGGTGAAGAGAGAATGA
- a CDS encoding GNAT family N-acetyltransferase, which translates to MILRRPTLADKETVLEMIAEFEQVQSPHDGGFWDTENFVYEEWLEINMQKEMGINLPENRVPSIQFVSFDDVGRALGFLNLRLRLNEGLLNHAGHIGYSIRPTERGKGYAKEALRQGLQVAKEKNIKKALVTCSTENPASRAVIVANGGVFEDVRNGTERYWIELE; encoded by the coding sequence ATGATACTACGCAGACCAACATTGGCAGATAAAGAAACAGTTTTAGAGATGATTGCGGAGTTTGAACAAGTACAGTCACCTCATGATGGTGGTTTCTGGGATACAGAGAACTTTGTGTATGAAGAGTGGTTGGAAATAAATATGCAAAAAGAGATGGGAATAAACTTGCCTGAAAATCGTGTTCCTTCTATTCAATTTGTATCATTTGATGATGTAGGTCGTGCTCTAGGATTTTTGAATCTGCGATTGAGACTGAATGAGGGTTTACTGAATCATGCTGGCCATATCGGCTATTCCATCCGCCCCACTGAAAGAGGCAAAGGTTATGCCAAAGAAGCACTCAGACAAGGTCTGCAAGTTGCCAAGGAAAAGAACATCAAAAAAGCGCTTGTGACCTGTAGTACGGAAAATCCTGCTAGTAGGGCGGTGATTGTGGCAAATGGTGGGGTGTTTGAGGATGTTCGAAACGGAACGGAGCGCTATTGGATAGAGTTGGAGTAG